One region of Mucilaginibacter gotjawali genomic DNA includes:
- a CDS encoding glycoside hydrolase family 9 protein, producing MSSTCSPKYRINPCLLILLAILSFFQRSSAQQVAQNGASSIRLNQIGFYPDAPKIAIVLGGRDSVFYIQTPEKKTVFSGELKQSVKPDFAGNKTLIADFSSYQIPGKYVLFVPGIGYSYPFEINKSVLKSVAYASIKAYYYMRASIPLKEKYAGKWHRAEGHPDTNVIVHPSAATGKRLAGTVISSPRGWYDAGDYNKYIVNSGISTSTLLSLYEDFPAYIKTVKLNIPESGNHIPDVLNEVLWNLRWMLTMQDPNDGGVYHKLTNAAFDKFEMPDKAIAPRYVVQKGTAATLDFAAVMAQASRIFVKFPGELPGLSDSCISAANKAWEWAVANPNVIYNQDAMNQKFGPQITTGGYGDWNFSDEFIWAASELYVTTREARFIKDINLMPDAKMPLPAWNQVRLLGYYALLKNTRTASAGVRKELPGLKKRLLAFADSLIKGADETAYETVMDKSTRNFIWGSNSVAANQGVALIQAYMVSNDPKYLRFALANLDYILGRNGTGYAYVTGYGSKTPMHPHHRPSSSDGIAEPIPGLLAGGPNPGMQDHIKVPSIVPDEAYIDDEQAYAVNEIAINWNAPLAYLANALEALQSKLKP from the coding sequence ATGAGTAGTACCTGTTCGCCGAAATACCGTATAAATCCTTGCCTCTTAATTTTACTGGCAATACTCAGTTTTTTTCAGAGATCATCAGCCCAGCAAGTCGCTCAAAATGGCGCATCGTCTATCAGGCTTAACCAAATTGGTTTTTACCCCGATGCCCCCAAAATTGCTATTGTTTTAGGTGGCCGGGACAGCGTTTTTTATATCCAGACTCCGGAAAAGAAAACTGTTTTTAGTGGAGAATTAAAGCAGTCGGTAAAGCCTGACTTTGCCGGGAATAAAACGTTGATTGCTGATTTTAGCAGTTATCAAATACCGGGCAAATACGTGCTATTTGTACCTGGTATCGGCTATTCTTATCCGTTCGAAATAAACAAATCAGTATTAAAAAGCGTCGCCTATGCCTCCATTAAGGCGTATTATTATATGAGGGCCTCTATTCCGCTTAAAGAAAAATATGCCGGTAAATGGCACAGGGCAGAAGGTCACCCGGATACCAATGTTATTGTTCATCCGTCAGCCGCAACGGGTAAACGCCTTGCAGGAACTGTCATTTCATCGCCGCGCGGCTGGTATGACGCAGGCGACTATAATAAATACATCGTAAACAGCGGGATAAGCACCAGTACGTTACTTTCATTGTATGAGGATTTTCCAGCGTATATAAAAACTGTTAAACTGAATATCCCGGAAAGCGGTAATCATATACCGGATGTGTTGAATGAGGTTTTGTGGAACCTGCGCTGGATGCTAACCATGCAGGACCCAAACGATGGTGGTGTTTACCACAAGTTAACCAATGCTGCATTTGATAAATTTGAAATGCCTGATAAAGCTATAGCTCCCCGATACGTGGTGCAAAAAGGTACGGCGGCCACGCTGGATTTTGCGGCCGTAATGGCGCAGGCAAGCAGGATATTCGTAAAATTTCCGGGAGAATTGCCTGGGCTTTCCGACTCATGCATAAGCGCAGCTAATAAGGCCTGGGAGTGGGCAGTAGCAAACCCTAACGTGATTTATAATCAGGACGCAATGAACCAAAAGTTCGGCCCGCAAATTACAACGGGCGGTTATGGCGACTGGAATTTTAGTGATGAATTTATATGGGCGGCTTCGGAATTGTATGTTACAACCCGCGAAGCACGCTTTATAAAGGATATTAATTTGATGCCCGATGCGAAAATGCCTCTTCCCGCATGGAACCAGGTAAGATTATTGGGTTATTATGCTTTGCTAAAAAATACCCGTACAGCCAGCGCCGGTGTCAGAAAAGAATTGCCCGGATTGAAAAAAAGATTACTGGCTTTTGCCGATAGTTTGATTAAAGGTGCAGATGAAACTGCTTATGAAACAGTGATGGATAAATCAACCCGTAACTTTATTTGGGGCAGCAATTCAGTAGCGGCTAACCAGGGTGTGGCGTTAATACAGGCCTATATGGTTTCGAATGATCCTAAGTATCTCCGTTTTGCATTAGCTAATCTGGATTATATTTTAGGCCGGAACGGTACCGGCTACGCTTATGTAACCGGCTATGGGAGTAAAACACCTATGCATCCCCACCATAGGCCATCATCATCAGATGGAATTGCCGAACCGATTCCCGGTTTGCTGGCAGGCGGACCAAATCCCGGCATGCAGGATCATATTAAAGTACCGTCAATTGTTCCGGATGAAGCTTATATTGATGATGAACAGGCTTATGCAGTAAATGAAATCGCTATTAACTGGAATGCGCCGCTGGCCTACCTTGCCAATGCCTTGGAAGCATTGCAAAGTAAACTGAAACCATAA